A segment of the Bacteroidales bacterium WCE2008 genome:
TGCGACGACGGAAACAAAAACTTCACTTTCTACAATGTGACCAGCTCCCTGTCATTCAAGGTAAAGGGCGACTTTGACGAATATGCCTTCTACGGAAACGACGGCGAGACCATCGGTTACAAGCACTACATGGCAAGGTACGTCCAGACCAACAGCGGCGTCATCAAGGAACTCCCTTACACCGGTTCCGACCTCGGCGGCACAGGCGAAAAGATCAAGAAGATCTACAATGATTATCTGATTACCGACGGTTCTACCAAGAACTATGTCCATGTGACCGACTACATCGACTTCAACAAGGGTATCACCATCGACTTCTACAAGAACGGAAACGTTGTTGCAACCTACACCACAAGCTCAGTCGTTTCTGTCAAGCGCGGCAGGGTGACCAACCTCGGCGACATCACCTCAGCCCTTTCTAACGGCGGCAACCCTGGCGGCGGCAGCGATCCTGGCGAGGTCAAAAAACCTTATATAAACTATGTTGCATGGTCAAAGTCACTCAAGAAGAGTGATAGAGATTATGTGGTCGAGCTTTCAGGTCTCTGCCTCAGCGAGGGCAAGGACTTCCTCTGGGGAGTAGGCGACAACGGCCATGTATACAAGATCAACCTCGACGGTTCATACTCATTATACACGGATTTAGATACCGACCTTGAAGGCGTCACCATGCATCCTGATACCAAGGATCTCTATGTTTGCATCGAGCCTAAGCGCATAGCCAAGATTGCGGCTTCAAGCTACAACAGCAGGACAAACGTCGCTACTGTTACCGATGCCGAGAATTATGATAACTCAGGTCTTGAGGGTATTACCTGGTACAAGGGTAACCTTCTCGTCGGAAGCCAGACCGGAGCCTATGTATGGGCATACTCTACAAGTGGATCCAAGGTCATGAACCGCAAGAGTCTCAGGGATATCGAATCCAGCATCTCCGAGGTGGCCGACCTGTACTATGATTCAGAGACCGACCTTCTCTGGGTTCTGGACTCAGAAAAATATATGATCTTCATCTTCAATGGTGCCATCACAGAGTTGGTTACTACCGTCGACATCAGCGGCTTCGCTGACTGGAACCCTGAGAGCATCTTTGTGGACCATAAGCACGACTGCGTATGGATTGCCGATGACTGCAGCGATGACCATCCTTCAATCCTCCACAAAGTCATCTTCCACAATCTTTAGTCCGATCACTGCTCATTGATTTTCTGAGAATCAGTGAAAGATTATATCCAGCGATA
Coding sequences within it:
- a CDS encoding SdiA-regulated; this encodes MHKLSFITMSICAAAMALACQQEKACLDNEGSDNQEQTFTFTIAQDDLDTKAGYNSDNKVVWKSGDKILVHGEGSGSSYRQVVTLSSSNISSDGLTATVKVPSGLKPYDRSDKGYISKYYAQYPADAAPDGKLYYFSVFNSTNKIMRIGCDDGNKNFTFYNVTSSLSFKVKGDFDEYAFYGNDGETIGYKHYMARYVQTNSGVIKELPYTGSDLGGTGEKIKKIYNDYLITDGSTKNYVHVTDYIDFNKGITIDFYKNGNVVATYTTSSVVSVKRGRVTNLGDITSALSNGGNPGGGSDPGEVKKPYINYVAWSKSLKKSDRDYVVELSGLCLSEGKDFLWGVGDNGHVYKINLDGSYSLYTDLDTDLEGVTMHPDTKDLYVCIEPKRIAKIAASSYNSRTNVATVTDAENYDNSGLEGITWYKGNLLVGSQTGAYVWAYSTSGSKVMNRKSLRDIESSISEVADLYYDSETDLLWVLDSEKYMIFIFNGAITELVTTVDISGFADWNPESIFVDHKHDCVWIADDCSDDHPSILHKVIFHNL